The following are encoded in a window of Sphaerisporangium siamense genomic DNA:
- a CDS encoding CHAT domain-containing protein: MGEREDLIDSIWTRIEHVLVGGDPAVLLEGDAFTAVTRLLTLAGGAARDAEAAQIAGWFHWLRFQLLPEGADQADLGSAMALLALVYETSPEAVPPDLRAAFDEHGVSWPDRPEDAHVWHEEAAAAYEEHLRTGEFAALERAVTFIRRSLAATPPGHPGRAMVLTDLMNVLRTLFVETGDPATLSEAVTLGREAARVTPAGDPGRAPCLTTLASALRVVFESGGDPAALDESVEVGREAVASFRPGDPGRPSAMADLADGLRILFERDGTVAALEEAARLGREAVAATPPGHPERHHTLFCLTNVLRRLFTLDTDLAPLDESIAAGREALASLAPGDLNRPMVQSNTADGLRLRYEVTGDVAALREAVELGRESVAGTPPGHHYFAEMRGNLALALQRLFDRTGEVAALEESIRLGREALTSDAARPHLPQMRSNLANALRLLYERTGDPVALEQAIEAGRQTLAITPSGQVRLMALTNLGVALQLLYQRTGEVTALEDAVGHGREAVASSAPGDHLRPTLLSNLSNGLRIMYERTGDPATLDEAVAVSRAAAGATPPGHASRALFLSNLGTALHAAFDRTGEPASLSEAIDVLREAVRAAPPGDPRRAVALANLGNALHAHFERSRDPEVLAEAVAVWRESLLAVPESGVGRARYLSNLALSLRDLSEQTGDAAALTEAVELLREAIAVTPDGSPDRALYLSNFGIVLRDLAERTGAPADRREAITTARAAVAATPALHPQRAAYQYNLGMTLWTSFQLTEEAALLGEAGDVFAEAAEAETATPLVRLSAFTRLGDTAMTAGRAVAALDAYEKAIALLPQVTPRRLDRAAREHGLGRVRGLPGAAAAAAITAGRPERAVELLEQARGVLIGETMAAHGDLTELRGLAPGLAERFERLRDELDATDRTDLARLAPVQEVPSSPDGGAWRSPAEQAAHVAARDLVARRGRLAKEWDGLLAEISRIGGLEGFMLPPPIDVLRRQAAHGPIVLVNSSPFRCDALIVTDDPGRPVRLVELPGVSGGVIEQVNRFLGALAAITARGPERLAGQRVIRETLGWLWDHVAGPVLAELRSGGLVRDGRETRLWWCPVGEMTILPLHAAGHHGASKPAAAPRTVMDMVVSSYTPTIRALGFLRDRAAGGDHPPATATSGGGSPRALIVALPATPDAAPLPGARAEARLLARLLPGSLTLTGVRATHDAVLAALPGCPIAHLACHGVTDWRVPAAGRLLLHDHTTRPLTVTAISRLRLAHAELAYLSACDTTRGNQNLADEAVHITAAFQLAGFRNVVGTLWSINDLIAVRIAEQVYDDLTGGGTTPPRTAGTARALHRALLRLRAEHPDDPALWAAHIHAGV; encoded by the coding sequence ATGGGGGAACGCGAAGATCTGATCGACTCGATCTGGACGCGGATCGAACACGTCCTCGTGGGCGGCGATCCGGCCGTACTCCTGGAGGGCGACGCCTTCACCGCGGTGACCCGGCTGCTCACGCTGGCCGGGGGCGCGGCCCGCGACGCCGAGGCGGCCCAGATCGCCGGGTGGTTCCACTGGCTGCGCTTCCAGCTGCTGCCCGAGGGAGCGGACCAGGCCGACCTCGGGTCCGCGATGGCGCTGCTGGCCCTCGTGTACGAGACGTCCCCCGAAGCCGTGCCACCCGACCTGCGGGCGGCGTTCGACGAGCACGGCGTGTCCTGGCCGGACCGGCCCGAGGACGCCCATGTCTGGCACGAGGAGGCGGCCGCCGCCTACGAGGAGCATCTGCGGACCGGTGAGTTCGCCGCGCTGGAGCGGGCCGTGACCTTCATCCGCCGGAGCCTCGCCGCGACCCCGCCCGGCCACCCCGGCCGTGCCATGGTCCTGACCGATCTCATGAACGTCCTGCGGACGCTGTTCGTCGAGACCGGCGACCCGGCGACGCTGAGCGAGGCGGTCACGCTCGGCCGCGAGGCGGCCCGCGTCACCCCCGCCGGCGATCCCGGCCGTGCGCCGTGTCTGACGACCCTGGCGAGCGCCCTGCGCGTCGTGTTCGAGTCCGGTGGCGATCCGGCGGCGCTGGACGAATCGGTCGAGGTGGGGCGCGAGGCGGTGGCCTCCTTCCGGCCCGGCGACCCCGGGCGGCCGTCGGCCATGGCGGATCTCGCCGACGGCTTGCGGATCCTGTTCGAGCGGGACGGCACGGTGGCGGCGCTGGAGGAGGCGGCCCGGCTGGGTCGCGAGGCGGTCGCCGCCACGCCGCCCGGACATCCCGAGCGTCACCACACCCTCTTCTGCCTGACGAATGTGCTGCGCAGGCTGTTCACCCTCGACACCGATCTCGCGCCGCTGGACGAGTCGATCGCGGCGGGGCGCGAGGCGCTGGCGTCCCTCGCGCCCGGTGATCTCAACCGGCCCATGGTGCAGTCGAACACCGCGGACGGCCTGCGGCTGCGCTACGAGGTGACCGGGGACGTCGCGGCGCTGCGGGAGGCGGTCGAGCTCGGCCGGGAGTCGGTCGCGGGGACGCCACCCGGTCACCACTATTTCGCCGAGATGCGCGGCAACCTCGCGCTCGCGCTCCAGCGGCTCTTCGACCGGACCGGTGAGGTCGCGGCGCTGGAGGAATCCATCCGGCTCGGCCGTGAGGCGCTGACGTCGGACGCGGCCAGACCGCACCTGCCGCAGATGCGGTCCAACCTCGCCAACGCGCTGCGCTTGCTGTACGAGCGGACCGGAGATCCCGTGGCGCTGGAGCAGGCGATCGAGGCAGGGCGTCAGACCCTCGCGATCACCCCGTCCGGCCAGGTGCGCCTCATGGCCCTGACCAATCTCGGGGTCGCGCTCCAGCTCCTCTACCAGCGGACCGGGGAGGTCACGGCACTGGAGGACGCCGTCGGCCACGGGCGCGAGGCGGTGGCCTCAAGCGCGCCGGGTGACCACCTGCGGCCGACACTCCTGTCCAACCTCTCGAACGGTCTGCGGATCATGTACGAGCGGACCGGCGACCCGGCGACGCTGGACGAGGCCGTCGCGGTGAGCCGTGCGGCGGCCGGGGCCACGCCGCCGGGCCACGCGAGCCGAGCCCTGTTCCTGTCCAATCTCGGGACCGCGCTGCACGCCGCGTTCGACCGGACCGGGGAGCCGGCGTCGCTGAGCGAGGCGATCGACGTGCTGCGGGAGGCGGTGCGCGCCGCCCCGCCCGGCGACCCCCGCCGCGCCGTCGCCCTGGCCAACCTCGGCAACGCGCTGCATGCCCACTTCGAGCGAAGCCGCGACCCGGAGGTCCTCGCCGAGGCGGTCGCCGTGTGGCGCGAGTCGCTGCTCGCCGTCCCCGAGAGCGGCGTCGGCCGCGCCAGATATCTCTCCAACCTCGCACTCAGCCTGCGGGACCTGTCCGAACAGACCGGGGACGCCGCCGCGCTGACCGAGGCGGTCGAGCTGCTGCGAGAGGCCATAGCCGTCACCCCGGACGGAAGTCCCGACCGTGCGCTGTACTTGTCCAATTTCGGGATAGTTCTGCGCGACCTGGCCGAGCGGACGGGAGCGCCCGCCGACCGGCGGGAGGCGATCACGACGGCTCGTGCGGCGGTCGCCGCGACGCCGGCCCTCCATCCCCAGCGCGCCGCCTACCAGTACAACCTCGGGATGACCCTGTGGACGTCGTTCCAGCTGACGGAGGAAGCGGCGCTGCTGGGCGAGGCCGGGGACGTCTTCGCCGAGGCGGCGGAGGCCGAGACCGCGACGCCGCTCGTACGGCTGAGCGCTTTCACCCGGCTCGGCGACACGGCGATGACGGCGGGCCGGGCCGTGGCCGCCCTGGACGCGTACGAGAAGGCCATCGCGTTGCTTCCGCAGGTCACGCCCCGGCGGCTGGACCGGGCCGCGCGCGAGCACGGCCTGGGGCGGGTCCGCGGGCTGCCGGGCGCCGCCGCCGCGGCGGCGATCACGGCGGGCCGTCCGGAACGCGCGGTCGAACTGCTGGAGCAGGCCCGTGGTGTCCTGATCGGGGAGACCATGGCCGCTCACGGTGACCTCACCGAGCTGCGCGGGCTCGCCCCGGGCCTGGCCGAGCGGTTCGAACGGCTCCGCGACGAGCTGGACGCCACCGACCGGACCGACCTGGCCCGCCTCGCGCCGGTCCAGGAGGTCCCGTCCTCGCCGGACGGCGGCGCGTGGCGGTCCCCGGCGGAGCAGGCCGCGCACGTGGCGGCCCGTGACCTCGTCGCCCGGCGCGGGCGCCTGGCCAAGGAGTGGGACGGCCTGCTCGCCGAGATCAGCCGGATCGGCGGGCTGGAGGGGTTCATGCTGCCGCCGCCCATCGACGTGCTGCGGCGGCAGGCCGCTCACGGCCCGATCGTGCTGGTGAACAGCAGCCCGTTCCGCTGCGACGCCCTCATCGTCACCGACGACCCCGGCCGCCCCGTGCGCCTGGTCGAGCTTCCCGGCGTCAGCGGCGGCGTCATCGAACAGGTCAACCGGTTCCTCGGCGCGCTGGCCGCCATCACCGCGCGGGGGCCGGAGCGCCTGGCCGGTCAGCGGGTCATCCGGGAGACGCTGGGCTGGCTGTGGGATCACGTCGCCGGGCCCGTCCTCGCCGAGCTGCGTTCCGGCGGCCTCGTGCGCGACGGCCGTGAGACGCGGCTGTGGTGGTGCCCGGTGGGGGAGATGACGATCCTGCCCCTGCACGCGGCGGGCCACCACGGTGCTTCCAAGCCCGCAGCCGCGCCGCGAACCGTGATGGACATGGTCGTCTCCTCCTACACTCCGACGATCCGCGCCCTGGGGTTCCTGCGCGACCGCGCCGCCGGCGGTGACCATCCGCCCGCGACGGCGACCTCCGGCGGCGGGTCCCCGCGCGCCCTGATCGTCGCCCTGCCGGCGACCCCGGACGCCGCCCCCCTGCCCGGCGCCCGCGCCGAAGCCCGGCTCCTGGCCCGGCTGCTGCCCGGATCCCTCACCCTCACCGGCGTGCGGGCGACCCACGACGCCGTCCTCGCGGCCCTGCCGGGGTGCCCGATCGCGCACCTGGCCTGCCACGGCGTCACCGACTGGCGGGTTCCCGCCGCCGGCCGGCTGCTCCTGCACGACCACACCACCCGGCCCCTCACCGTCACGGCGATCTCGCGGCTGCGCCTGGCCCACGCCGAGCTGGCCTACCTGTCGGCGTGCGACACGACCAGAGGGAACCAGAATCTGGCCGACGAGGCGGTGCACATCACCGCGGCCTTCCAGCTCGCCGGTTTCCGCAACGTCGTCGGCACCCTGTGGTCCATCAACGACCTCATCGCCGTCCGGATCGCCGAACAGGTCTACGACGACCTCACCGGCGGCGGCACCACCCCGCCGCGGACGGCGGGCACCGCCCGCGCCCTGCACCGCGCGCTGCTGAGGCTCCGCGCCGAGCACCCGGACGACCCCGCCCTCTGGGCCGCGCACATCCACGCGGGCGTCTGA
- a CDS encoding outer membrane protein assembly factor BamB family protein, with amino-acid sequence MSAPWRRVGRRRHGGQGRKVDRRLTAGVTLVAATVLLWCTLRWQGLNAVSDVIGIGSTLLPLAIGLVAWASSRHSAEDPSTGRTAEMDALMVAIARTMERVQYSADRLTRLESGLVEMRDLLAQATARLDDRKRALGRDLAARRPDGGTATASAAERARLEKEISALRQELADTRRRLRAAERLRGEVEQRLAEARRGQAETGELREQTRAQATQAERLLMASRALPAPVVPPTAALVAIEAADLLGEGDRAAAAKVLRRVDEALQENAATRDRLHDELAENAAAIRRRLDARAHAAPSGPGPRRRRSLPLLVGGCCSAVLLTVVVLMAFLRPPGAVRPLASGPATAGTPEVAVSVDPAFYPRAVPAWKKPFSSSADIASAITVWRGTVYFGGNDGRLHALDVDTGKSVWPESPRLRGDITARPAIADGTRTLYVVSNKGFYSEVSARDATTGGEVWTSRFPGYIDESAVVAGDTVYFGAGDGLLYALNAADGRIRWTFRTGGWITSTPVVADDVVYFGSWDGHVYAVDTRTRQAKWSTYVPFKWTATIGNVLFNPALANGVLYIGDKNYDLLALNIADGSIRWRMPTKDIVDSRPVVADGVVYVGSRDHNVYAFDAATGRLIWKRLTGNAVFSSPAVRDGVVYVGSNDAYVYAFDAADGRVLWVHGTGNSVYSSPAVSDGVVYVGSDDNKLYALKAAR; translated from the coding sequence GTGAGCGCACCGTGGCGGAGAGTCGGACGCCGGCGACACGGCGGGCAGGGGCGGAAGGTCGACCGACGGCTGACGGCCGGGGTGACGCTCGTCGCCGCGACGGTACTGCTGTGGTGCACGCTGCGCTGGCAGGGCCTGAACGCCGTCTCCGACGTCATCGGGATCGGGTCCACGCTGCTGCCGCTGGCCATCGGCCTGGTCGCGTGGGCGTCGTCGCGCCACTCCGCCGAAGACCCGTCCACCGGCCGGACGGCCGAGATGGACGCGCTCATGGTCGCCATCGCCAGGACGATGGAGCGGGTGCAGTACTCGGCCGATCGGCTCACCCGGCTCGAAAGCGGCCTCGTCGAGATGCGCGACCTGCTCGCCCAGGCCACCGCCCGGCTGGACGACCGCAAGCGGGCGCTCGGCCGTGACCTGGCCGCGCGCCGGCCGGACGGCGGCACGGCGACCGCGAGCGCCGCCGAGCGCGCCCGCCTGGAGAAGGAGATCAGCGCGCTGCGCCAGGAACTGGCCGACACGCGGCGGCGCCTGCGCGCGGCGGAACGCCTGCGCGGCGAGGTGGAACAGAGGCTCGCGGAAGCCCGGCGCGGCCAAGCCGAGACCGGCGAACTGCGGGAGCAGACCCGGGCTCAGGCCACCCAGGCCGAACGCCTGCTGATGGCGTCCCGCGCGCTGCCCGCCCCGGTGGTTCCCCCCACGGCCGCCCTGGTCGCCATCGAAGCCGCCGATCTGCTGGGCGAAGGCGACCGGGCCGCCGCGGCGAAGGTCCTGCGCCGCGTCGACGAGGCTCTCCAGGAGAACGCCGCCACCCGGGACCGGTTGCACGACGAGCTGGCCGAGAACGCCGCCGCCATCCGCCGGCGGCTCGATGCCCGTGCCCACGCGGCCCCCTCCGGGCCTGGTCCCCGGCGACGGCGCTCCCTGCCGCTGCTCGTCGGCGGGTGCTGCTCGGCCGTCCTCCTGACCGTGGTCGTCCTGATGGCCTTTCTCCGCCCGCCCGGTGCGGTGCGGCCCCTGGCGTCCGGACCGGCCACCGCAGGGACGCCGGAAGTCGCCGTCTCGGTGGACCCGGCCTTCTACCCCCGAGCCGTCCCCGCGTGGAAGAAGCCGTTCAGCAGCAGCGCCGACATCGCCTCGGCCATCACGGTCTGGCGGGGCACCGTCTATTTCGGCGGCAACGACGGCCGGCTGCACGCACTCGACGTCGACACCGGGAAAAGCGTCTGGCCCGAGTCCCCGCGGCTCCGCGGAGACATCACGGCACGGCCGGCGATCGCGGACGGCACCCGCACCCTCTACGTGGTCAGTAACAAAGGGTTCTACAGCGAGGTGTCGGCGCGCGACGCCACCACGGGCGGCGAGGTGTGGACCAGCAGGTTTCCCGGCTATATCGACGAGTCCGCGGTCGTGGCGGGAGACACCGTCTATTTCGGCGCCGGCGACGGTCTTCTCTACGCGCTGAACGCCGCCGACGGCAGGATCCGCTGGACGTTCCGCACGGGGGGCTGGATCACCTCGACACCGGTGGTGGCCGACGACGTCGTCTATTTCGGAAGCTGGGACGGCCACGTGTACGCCGTGGACACGCGGACCCGCCAGGCGAAATGGTCGACGTACGTCCCCTTCAAGTGGACCGCCACCATCGGCAACGTCCTCTTCAACCCGGCGCTCGCGAACGGCGTGCTGTACATCGGCGACAAGAACTACGATCTGCTCGCCCTGAACATCGCGGACGGCTCCATCCGCTGGCGCATGCCGACCAAGGACATCGTCGACTCCCGGCCGGTGGTCGCCGACGGCGTCGTCTACGTCGGCAGCCGGGACCACAACGTGTACGCCTTCGACGCCGCGACCGGCCGGCTGATCTGGAAGAGGCTGACCGGCAACGCCGTCTTCTCCAGCCCCGCGGTCCGCGACGGGGTCGTCTACGTCGGCAGCAACGACGCCTACGTGTACGCCTTCGACGCCGCCGACGGCCGGGTGCTCTGGGTCCACGGGACCGGCAACAGCGTCTACTCCAGTCCCGCGGTGTCCGACGGCGTCGTCTACGTCGGCAGCGACGACAACAAGCTGTACGCCCTGAAGGCGGCGAGGTAG
- a CDS encoding AfsR/SARP family transcriptional regulator has product MTDSTSDSTPARSPRRSSAPGPAKAVVRLLGPLEVLGPAGRVPLVGVRQRTLIALLALRIGEIVTYERLVDGLWGEDPPLTALASLRSHVARVRRALTDAGLPEVLATRGRGYALDLPPGAVDAWRFEWHVGVARRAPARAEPARAAEELNRGLALWRADVLVDCRAWGWGDGEAARLRELRLSATEDRWAAGLRSAGPVEAIGELERLVGAHPLRERLWELLVEALRLAGRHGEALAVYHRARAVLAGELGVEPGAAMRRLHAVILADNAGQAGPRTAPDVPRRPASGLPVPLTELIGREPELGEIIAVLGSHRLITLTGAGGCGKTRLGIAVASQVAGDFADGACFVDLAPVKEPRMAAAAVVASLGLPEPPGSDPGRTLARGLRDRELLLVLDNCEHVREGCRSLVIRLLSACAKVRVLATTRIRLDVPGELVRHIPPLPVPDPSRHTTLAEVMAFASARLFQARVWERTGARIAEADAHALARVCAGLDGLPLALELAAARKPMLTMAEIADRLGDRLHVFTDSAAIPSHRSLNATLDWSYDLLSGSEQALFRRLAVFAGGFTLDAAQALWPEETLTVLGALVDKSVVMTGQYGACSRYRLLETVRAYAAERLARAVPGEEDEARGAHADYFLRLAKADRHRAGPGGRDGPDRLAGEHDNLRAAMSWLSTRPPGGADPRSGLALREYLDRRGRHQGSRGA; this is encoded by the coding sequence ATGACCGACTCTACGTCCGACTCCACGCCCGCGAGGAGTCCCAGGCGATCGTCCGCTCCCGGCCCGGCGAAGGCCGTCGTGCGCCTGCTCGGCCCGCTGGAGGTGCTCGGCCCCGCGGGCCGGGTCCCCCTGGTCGGCGTGCGGCAGCGCACGCTGATCGCGCTGCTGGCGCTGCGGATAGGCGAGATCGTGACCTACGAACGGCTGGTGGACGGCCTGTGGGGAGAAGATCCGCCCCTGACGGCGCTGGCCAGCCTCCGCAGCCATGTCGCCCGGGTGCGACGGGCGCTCACCGACGCCGGCCTGCCCGAAGTGCTCGCCACCCGGGGCCGGGGGTACGCGCTCGACCTCCCGCCGGGGGCCGTGGACGCCTGGCGTTTCGAGTGGCACGTCGGCGTGGCGCGGCGCGCGCCGGCCCGCGCCGAACCCGCGCGCGCGGCCGAGGAGCTGAACAGAGGGCTGGCCCTGTGGCGCGCCGACGTGCTCGTGGACTGCCGAGCGTGGGGATGGGGCGACGGGGAGGCCGCGCGGCTGCGCGAGCTGCGCCTGTCGGCGACCGAGGATCGCTGGGCGGCGGGCCTTCGTTCGGCGGGCCCGGTAGAGGCGATCGGCGAGCTGGAGCGTCTGGTCGGCGCGCATCCGCTGCGGGAACGGCTGTGGGAACTGCTGGTCGAGGCGCTGCGCCTGGCCGGACGGCACGGCGAGGCGCTCGCCGTCTATCACCGGGCGCGGGCCGTGCTCGCGGGCGAGCTGGGCGTCGAACCGGGCGCGGCGATGCGCCGCCTGCACGCCGTGATCCTCGCCGACAACGCCGGGCAGGCAGGGCCCCGCACCGCACCGGACGTTCCGCGCCGCCCGGCGTCCGGCCTGCCCGTCCCGCTCACCGAGCTGATCGGCAGGGAGCCGGAGCTGGGCGAGATCATCGCCGTCCTCGGTTCGCACCGGCTCATCACGCTGACCGGGGCGGGCGGATGCGGGAAGACCCGCCTCGGCATCGCCGTGGCCTCCCAGGTGGCCGGCGACTTCGCCGACGGCGCCTGCTTCGTCGACCTCGCGCCCGTCAAGGAACCGCGCATGGCCGCCGCCGCGGTCGTCGCCTCGCTGGGCCTGCCGGAGCCGCCGGGATCCGACCCCGGACGGACGCTCGCCCGCGGTCTTCGCGACCGCGAGCTGCTGCTGGTCCTGGACAACTGCGAACACGTGAGGGAAGGATGCCGCTCCCTGGTGATACGGCTCCTCAGCGCGTGCGCGAAGGTCCGCGTGCTCGCCACCACGCGCATCCGGCTCGACGTTCCCGGCGAGCTCGTCCGGCACATCCCGCCGCTGCCGGTCCCCGACCCGTCCCGGCACACCACTCTCGCAGAGGTGATGGCCTTCGCGTCCGCGCGACTGTTCCAGGCCCGCGTGTGGGAGCGCACCGGGGCGCGGATCGCCGAAGCGGACGCGCACGCGCTGGCGCGCGTCTGCGCCGGACTGGACGGCCTGCCCCTGGCCCTGGAGCTCGCCGCGGCCCGCAAGCCCATGCTGACCATGGCGGAGATCGCCGACCGGCTGGGCGACCGGTTGCACGTGTTCACCGACAGCGCCGCCATTCCGAGTCACCGCAGCCTGAACGCGACGCTGGACTGGAGCTACGACCTGCTCAGCGGTTCCGAACAGGCGCTGTTCCGCCGCCTCGCCGTCTTCGCCGGGGGCTTCACGCTGGACGCCGCCCAGGCGCTGTGGCCGGAGGAGACGCTGACGGTGCTCGGCGCCCTGGTGGACAAGTCGGTGGTCATGACCGGGCAGTACGGCGCCTGCTCGCGCTACCGCCTCCTGGAGACGGTGCGGGCCTACGCGGCGGAGCGGCTCGCCCGCGCCGTCCCGGGAGAGGAGGACGAGGCCCGCGGCGCCCACGCCGACTACTTCCTCCGGCTGGCGAAGGCGGACCGGCATCGGGCCGGGCCCGGCGGGCGGGACGGGCCCGACCGGCTCGCCGGCGAACACGACAACCTGCGCGCGGCGATGTCCTGGCTGTCCACGCGGCCGCCCGGGGGCGCCGACCCGAGATCCGGCCTCGCTCTGCGGGAGTACCTCGACCGGCGTGGCCGTCACCAGGGGTCGCGCGGCGCTTGA
- a CDS encoding sugar transferase: MGVAERPEVSPPKAARAHRLAARPGGRAGAPGPWPPLWARRYHARAVAIDLACGFLAGAAAVDVRFGQVTPYVTPYLVLSSVLPVLWVCLLGLNRAYESRLVGVGSEEFRRISQCGFLLTAGVAIAAYVTKTDLARGYVVLALPLMTFLTLCCRYGLRRRLHAMRARGWCMRRVVAVGHREALADLIRHFRAEPYHGMDVVGVCLPREDGPGEVEGAPVLGDFTDVPLAVCQAGADTVAVLACPELDGTALRRLAWRLEKTRTDLVVAPALMEVAGPRTTIRPVAGLPLLHVEHPELAGARRLVKNLFDRTVAALALALLAPLLAALAVAVRATSPGPALFRQTRVGRDGVEFTILKLRTMGADAEHRKIGLASDVDGLLFKIRDDPRVTPLGGWLRRRSLDELPQLFNVLAGHMSLVGPRPPLPEEVAGYGDDVRRRLVVRPGMTGLWQVNGRSDLSWEESVRLDLRYVENWSLTLDLQILWKTWSAVARGSGAY, from the coding sequence GTGGGCGTCGCCGAGAGGCCGGAGGTCTCGCCGCCGAAGGCGGCACGCGCACACCGGCTCGCCGCGCGTCCCGGGGGCAGGGCGGGCGCGCCCGGGCCGTGGCCGCCGCTGTGGGCCAGGCGCTACCACGCGCGGGCCGTGGCGATCGACCTCGCGTGCGGGTTCCTCGCCGGCGCCGCCGCCGTCGACGTCCGCTTCGGCCAGGTCACGCCGTACGTCACGCCCTACCTCGTGCTCAGCTCGGTGCTGCCGGTCCTGTGGGTGTGCCTGCTCGGCCTCAACCGGGCCTACGAGTCGCGGCTGGTCGGGGTCGGGTCCGAGGAGTTCCGGCGCATCTCGCAGTGCGGTTTCCTGCTCACCGCCGGTGTGGCCATCGCCGCGTACGTCACCAAGACCGACCTGGCCCGTGGGTACGTCGTGCTGGCGCTCCCGCTCATGACCTTCCTCACGTTGTGCTGCCGGTACGGCCTGCGCCGCAGGCTGCACGCCATGCGGGCCCGGGGGTGGTGCATGCGCCGGGTGGTCGCCGTCGGGCACCGCGAGGCGCTCGCCGACCTGATCCGCCACTTCCGCGCCGAGCCCTACCACGGCATGGACGTCGTCGGCGTCTGCCTGCCCCGGGAGGACGGCCCCGGCGAGGTGGAGGGCGCGCCGGTGCTCGGCGACTTCACCGACGTCCCGCTCGCGGTGTGCCAGGCCGGGGCCGACACCGTCGCCGTCCTCGCCTGCCCCGAACTGGACGGCACCGCCCTGCGCCGCCTGGCCTGGCGGCTGGAGAAGACCCGCACCGATCTCGTCGTCGCCCCCGCGCTCATGGAGGTCGCCGGGCCGCGCACGACGATCAGGCCGGTCGCCGGGCTGCCGCTCCTGCACGTCGAACATCCCGAGCTCGCGGGCGCCCGCCGCCTCGTCAAGAACCTCTTCGACCGCACGGTGGCCGCGCTCGCCCTGGCCCTGCTCGCCCCGCTGCTCGCCGCGCTCGCCGTGGCCGTGCGCGCCACGAGCCCCGGCCCCGCCCTGTTCCGGCAGACCCGGGTCGGCAGGGACGGCGTGGAGTTCACGATCCTCAAACTGCGCACGATGGGCGCCGACGCCGAGCACCGAAAAATCGGGCTCGCCAGCGACGTCGACGGCCTGCTCTTCAAGATCCGCGACGATCCGCGGGTCACCCCGCTCGGCGGCTGGCTGCGGCGACGCTCGCTGGACGAGCTTCCCCAGCTCTTCAACGTGCTGGCCGGCCACATGTCGCTGGTCGGCCCCCGGCCTCCCCTGCCCGAGGAGGTCGCGGGGTACGGTGACGACGTGCGGCGGCGGCTGGTCGTCCGGCCGGGCATGACCGGCCTGTGGCAGGTGAACGGCCGCTCCGATCTGTCGTGGGAGGAATCGGTACGGTTGGACCTGCGTTATGTCGAGAACTGGTCTCTCACGCTGGATCTCCAGATCCTGTGGAAGACATGGTCCGCCGTGGCGCGCGGCTCGGGCGCGTACTAG
- a CDS encoding inositol monophosphatase family protein, whose translation MVTIRDDHALAGDLAAEAGERLLALRAAQGFGDPTALRQAGDRGSHLHLTESLARLRPTDYVLSEEGTREERLHPRRRVADRVWIIDPLDGTREFGEEGRADWAVHVALWRRGDATGGELAAGAIALPAQGVTLTTAAPPALPAPRQGRVRIAVSRTRPPEFVKKLAYLVGADMVPMGSAGAKIAAVLTGEVDAYVHSGGQYEWDSAAPVAVALAAGAHASRIDGSPLVYNQENPSLPDILVSLPDLAPILLAGIRDAHRQG comes from the coding sequence ATCGTGACGATACGCGACGACCACGCGCTCGCCGGCGACCTCGCCGCCGAGGCCGGCGAGAGGCTTCTGGCGCTGCGCGCCGCCCAGGGCTTCGGCGACCCCACGGCACTGCGCCAGGCGGGCGACCGCGGGTCCCACCTTCACCTCACCGAGTCGCTGGCACGGCTACGGCCGACCGATTACGTCCTGTCGGAGGAGGGCACGCGCGAGGAGCGCCTGCATCCGCGCCGCCGCGTCGCGGACCGCGTGTGGATCATCGATCCGCTCGACGGCACGCGCGAGTTCGGCGAGGAGGGCCGCGCCGACTGGGCCGTGCACGTCGCCCTGTGGCGGCGCGGCGACGCCACAGGAGGCGAGCTGGCGGCCGGGGCGATCGCGCTGCCCGCCCAGGGTGTGACGCTCACCACCGCCGCGCCGCCCGCCCTGCCCGCGCCGCGTCAGGGCAGGGTCCGCATCGCGGTCAGCCGCACCCGCCCGCCGGAGTTCGTCAAGAAGCTGGCCTACCTCGTCGGCGCCGACATGGTGCCCATGGGATCGGCCGGGGCCAAGATCGCCGCCGTGCTCACCGGCGAGGTGGACGCCTACGTCCATTCGGGGGGCCAGTACGAGTGGGACTCGGCCGCTCCCGTGGCGGTCGCCCTGGCGGCCGGGGCCCATGCCAGCCGTATCGACGGATCCCCCCTGGTCTACAACCAAGAGAACCCCTCGCTCCCGGATATTCTGGTTTCCCTACCGGATCTGGCGCCGATCTTGCTCGCCGGAATCCGGGACGCGCACCGTCAGGGCTAG